One genomic window of Acidobacteriota bacterium includes the following:
- a CDS encoding two pore domain potassium channel family protein has product MLLLNLLVAGFMVAITFSVHFIGLMGLTLMLHRAGRRAGPDASVFREGRSILAAVFGLFALHSVQIWLYAFAYLTLGEFGTVETALYFSIACFTTVGFGDVIPSENWRLLGAAEGANGFLLIGWSTAFLVSLTGRLRAFEARIEKLEK; this is encoded by the coding sequence ATACTGTTGCTCAATCTGCTCGTCGCCGGGTTCATGGTGGCGATCACCTTCTCGGTCCACTTCATCGGCCTGATGGGACTGACGCTGATGCTCCACCGGGCCGGCAGGCGCGCCGGGCCGGACGCGTCGGTGTTCCGTGAAGGGCGGTCGATCCTCGCCGCTGTATTCGGCCTCTTTGCGCTCCATTCGGTCCAGATATGGCTGTATGCGTTCGCCTATCTCACGCTGGGCGAGTTCGGCACGGTCGAGACCGCCCTCTATTTCTCGATCGCCTGCTTCACGACCGTTGGCTTCGGCGATGTCATCCCCTCCGAAAACTGGCGCTTGCTCGGAGCGGCCGAAGGGGCGAACGGCTTCCTGCTGATCGGTTGGTCGACCGCCTTCCTCGTTTCCCTCACCGGCCGGCTGCGCGCCTTCGAAGCTAGGATCGAAAAACTGGAGAAGTAG